A window of Leptotrichia wadei contains these coding sequences:
- the rnpA gene encoding ribonuclease P protein component, producing the protein MSINKIKKTKDFSLIYNKSKKMHTKYAIIFIRENNKQRFGFVASKKTGNAVQRNRIRRIFREFVKIHKDKFKENTDYVFVGKSILKDNLKNLKYKDIERDIIKVIK; encoded by the coding sequence ATGTCTATCAACAAAATAAAAAAAACAAAGGATTTTTCATTAATATATAACAAATCAAAAAAAATGCATACAAAGTATGCTATTATTTTTATAAGAGAAAATAATAAACAGCGATTTGGCTTTGTAGCTAGCAAAAAAACTGGAAATGCAGTTCAAAGGAATAGAATAAGAAGAATTTTTAGGGAGTTTGTAAAAATACATAAAGATAAATTTAAAGAAAATACTGATTATGTATTTGTCGGCAAGTCTATCTTAAAGGATAATTTAAAAAATTTAAAGTATAAGGATATAGAAAGAGATATTATTAAGGTGATAAAATGA